TAAAGCAAAAGTCCTCTTGGGCTGGAGCCTATTTCTGGCCCATTTGCTGCTGCTTCCTCAGCATTTAGTACAGTGCtgagcacatggtaggtgctcagaaaatatttgttggatgaatttaATGAATGGTAGCGACTGCTAAAACCTTGGAGGTAGAGGAGGAGACAGTAACCAAGACCATGAACAATAACCTCTTGTTGTTCTTACAAACCCCAGGTACCCCAGAGCTCAGTGTGGTTCAGACAGTGTAGATGTGCCCACCCTCCTGATCCAAGGGCTGAGCCTGGAAGACTCAGGGCTCTCCCTATGCAGGCCCTCCTTGGGCACAGGCTCACCCATGGAGCTGGCAGCTGACCACTTTGCCCCCTTCCTCCCAAATAATAGATGGGATGGGGTAGTGGATAAGAGTCTGGGCCAGGCCACTTGCATTCAaacagctgtgtggctttggacaacttagttaacctctctgtgcctctgtataacaacaataacaataatacctACAAATAGGGTTGTGAGAATTAATTAGCTGAATGCATTTAAAGCACTGAGAATAATGTAAGCTTTCAATAATTAACTCTTTCACTAGAAGGCAAACTCCTGAGGTTAgggaattttgtctgttttaccACTTTATCCACGGAATTTAGAAGTGTCTGGCATACAGcaggctctcagtaaatattcattaaatgagtgaatgaataaatccatACCCACCCCAACATTGCTCAAACCCAGACAAAGGTTTTTAACCGCTTGCCTCTCTGGATTGTGAGGGACTTTCAAGTCACCTATTACAATTTCAGTTTGCACACCTTTGGAGGGGGACTTCACCTTACTCTCGCCAGACTGCTGCTCCCCCCACTCTGGTCAGCCTGGAGCCTACgtcctttctctttctacctAATGGTCCTGGTTCCACCCAGAGGTCACACAGAATGTATCAGTCTCCTGAAGTACTTACTGTACCAACCCTGTTCCAGACACTGATGCCGAAAGGAatcagacacagtccctgcccctcGGGGTCATATAGGCTTATCTTCAAACAATTGGTTCAAAGCCAACTCAGCTGACCAAGAGCCCAGCAGAAtgctgtggggagaggggctcCCATCTGACTTGAGGTTCTGGAGTGTCCTTGGAGAAGGACCAAGCGGGGCTGGGGGAATGGGTTGAAGAGTTGCAGGAATAGTTAAAGAATTCCTGTATCCTCCTTATCCGCATTCACCATGGCTAACattccctccttttctctgtcTACACACATATACCTTCTGTTTTGGGGGGAACCCTTTGAGGTTAGGTTGCAGGCATCATGCTTCTTTACCCCAAAATGCTTCAGTATATGTTGCCTAAGAATAAGAACATTGTCTTATTTAACATTGAATTTAACATTGGAAATTTAACATTGACGTAATACTATTAAATAATATacagtctatttttaaattttaccaatTATCCAATTTCTCCTTGTGATCCAGGATTCAATTTAGGATCACACAGTCCATTTAGAGTCATGTGCCTTAACTTGGGCTTGTCTGATGTTTCTTCATGATTACATTCAGGTTACACATTTTTGGCAGGACTACTCCATAAGCGATGCTGTGTCCATTTTAGTGCATAGTATCAGGAGACACATCATGTCAGTTTGTCCCATTATTAATAACGTTAACTTTGATCATTTGATAAGTAGTGTCTGCCAAGTTTCTCCAgatttgtgttttgttgttgttgttttaaattgtcCCTGGCTGCCATAAGTAGAAGGGAGTAGAGGTGGCCAGAATGGGGGCCTTGACAGTATGTGGGTGAGAGATGGTGGTAGGCAAGTTTAGGGGGGTAGCATTGATTTGCCCAAAGCACATTGCCTATTAGAGCCAGAACTGGGACTAGGATACAGATATCCTGATGCCCAGTCCCAGGTTCCTTTCACATCACCAGCTCTAGGACACTAGTGCCATTAAATCAgggataaataaaaagttaagagaTTAATGTCTCAGAAAATCCAGGCTAAGGATAGTAACTCCCCAGCACACTCCTACCTGTGATCAAGGACCCTCCCAAGTACATCACTACGTAATGTTCCCGCAGGCAGAGTTGTTTACTCCCATGATGCCCCATATATCCTATGTGTTCCAGCTCATGAGCTTTTAAGCATCTGTTTTCCCTACAAAACCATGTGTGAATCACAGGAACAGCGCctatagttcattcatttttggttCTTCTGTACCTAACACAGGGCCAGGTTCAGTGAAATCTTAGCTCTGAGCTTGCTAGCAACCAAGTCGAAAAGGGAAAGAAGATGTATTTTGAGGCTTGGCTTTCTCGTCTAGTCAAAGGAAGCAAAACAGTGCTTGATGTTAAATGTTGATAGGAGAGCAAATCTGAGCCATACGGAAACATTGACCGGGGACCTGTTGATTCCCATGTCTGATTTgaaagaggaggggaagaaagggaaggtggTAATGATCAGGTTCTGTAGCAAGTCCATGGAAAGGCATTTGTTGAGCAGCCTCAGAGGCTCTGTGCTGCTGGGCTTACCAACAGTGGGAAGAAACTCAGGGAGACCGTTGCCCAGAAAGTGAGATCCCAGgagacttttctttttatatggtaaaatatgcataaaatttaccattttaatttttttaagtaattttaacgTTATAGTCCTGTGACGTTAaacacattcacactgttgtataaccatcaccaccatgcatctctagaactttttcatcttcccaaactgaaactctacccgTTACATACTAACTTTCCATTCTCCCCCATCTCcagcaactaccattctactttctgtctctgtgaatttgactgttctagatatttcatataagtgggaccaaacaatatttgtcctttggtgTCAGGCTTATTTCATGTAGCGTAACGTCTCAAGGTTTATCAATGTTATAgcgtgtatcagaatttcattcctttttagggctgaataatattccattgtgtgtatagaccacattttgtttattcattcatccatcaatgaacatttgggttgtttccacctctgcctattgtgaataatgctgccgtgaacattggTGTACCAATATCTGTTTGAGTGCCTGTTTTCAATCATTTTGAGTATATACGCAGAAGTGAtattgctggatcagatggtaattttatgtttaacttttcgaggaaactccacactgttttccacagcagccaTACCACtctatattcccaccagcaatgcacaagtgttccaaCTTCTCCGTATCTTTTCCAATGGctgtcatttctgtttttaatagtAACCATCCCAACGGGTGTGAAGTCCCAGGAGATTCTGATACATAGTTAGACCACAGAGAGAGCTTCCTCTCTGGGGAGCAAGGGGATACTAGATAGGGCTCGTGGGCATACTTGGGCCCATCCACATCACAGAGCTCTCAGAAACCAGAAGTCTGAAGCTCCTCAGGTCATAGCGCAGGAGCTCGCCGCTGACCTCTGATCCTGACTCCTTCCTGGCCTCTCCCCCACAGGTGCCTGGCTACGGCAAACCATGCGGTGAGCCATGCCTCGCCCTGGACACCCCCGCCCATCATCTGGGCCCCCACGCTTGGGACCCTGGGAGCGGCCAACGGAGCTATGCCTGGAGACATATGACGAGCCATCCTGGGCCCCACCGAGCCGCCGCACCCGTAGGCCAGACCCCAAGGACCCCGGCCACCATGGACCCGAGAGCCTTACCTTCATCTCTGGCTCTGCTGAGCAGGCTGCTGAGCCCCCAGCCTGCTGCCTGCTCTGGCGACCCTGGGTGTGGGACTGGTGCCGGGCTGCCTTCTGCTTCCGCCGCTGCCGGGATTGCCTCCAGCGCTGTGGAGCCTGTGTGCGGGGCTGCAGCCCCTGCTTGCCCGCTGGGGACTCCCCTGAAGGGGCTGCTGAAGCCAGCTGGGTCAAGGAGCACAACGGAGTGCCCCCCAGCCCTGACCGTGCCCCTCCCAGCCGGCGGGACGGCCATCGGCTCAAGTCGGCCATGGGGAGCAGCTTCAGCTACCCTGATGTCAAGCTCAAAGGCATTCCTGTGTATCCCTACCGCAGCaccacctccccagccctggaCGCGGACTCCTGCTGCAAGGAGCCACTGGCCGACCCCCCACCCACGCGGCACAGCCTGCCCAGCACCCTTGCCAGCAGTCCCCGAGGCTCTGAGGAGTACTACTCCTTCCACGAGTCGGACCTGGACCTGCCCGAGATAGGCAGTGGCTCCATGTCCAGCCGAGAGATCGATGTGCTCATCTTCAAGAAGCTGACAGAGCTGTTCAGCGTACACCAGATCGACGAGCTGGCCAAGTGCACCTCAGACACTGTGTTCCTGGAGAAGACCAGTAAGATATCGGACCTTATCAGCAGCATCACCCAGGACTACCACCTGGATGAGCAGGACGCTGAGGGCCGCCTGGTACGCGGCATCATTCGCATCAGTACCCGAAAGAGCCGTGCCCGCCCGCAGACCACAGAGGGGCGCTCAACCAGGGTGGCTGCCtctgctgcccctgcccctgaCAGTGGCCATGAGACCATGGTGGGCTCAGGGCTCAGCCAGGATGGTAGGTGGGGCCCCACAGGGCTGAGGGGCAGAGTAGAGGAGGCTCTGGACAGGGAGGGTTGCACTGGGGTCTTTGGCCACTGTGGGTCCCCCCTCAGCCGGTCCcagctcttcctcctcctttttctccactcTTCTACATCCCCTAACAGGTTCTTTGTCCCCTGCCGCCACCTGCCAGAGTAGCTTTCAGGCCCAACCAGCTAGCCTAGTTAAAAGGACCCAGGAACCCATGCGAATTTGGACCTCTGACCTGGCCTGGCCTAACCAAAACCCCTATCCACCCACTCATCCCTGCACAGACAgaccaacagacacacacacacacattctctctctctctctctctctctctctgcgtcTTTGTTTTAAACATCGTTTCCCTAGCCCAGCCCAGGGGTGAATGGCCGCTCTCTCAATGGGCTGGGGGCAGAAGTGGGGAATAGGGTTGAAAGGATGTGATAATGACCACTGCCCCTTCATGTTCCCTCCCTAGAACTCACAGTGCAGATCTCCCAGGAGACGACCGCAGATGCCATCGCCAGGAAGCTGAGGCCTTATGGAGCCCCAGGTTTGGTCCTGACATGAAAgtgtggagaggagaggggactGCCCTAGCAGCCCCCCACCTGTccctctcccagcttcctcctgGGGTGGGTGAGGATGGGATCAGAAAGGGACGAGAAGCCTGAGCAGCCTTATACCCCATCCCAGTCCTGCAAACTGGCTTAAAGGTTCAGCTGGGAGAGATTCAGGGGGATACCCCTGaaccagaggggaggggggcaggtgcCCAGAACCTGCATCTAAACCCAGGTCACTGGAGAGGAAAGTGGAGGGCGGGTGAGGGGGGCCATCCATTGGTGCTGAGAAGGCACCATGTGTGGTTTCTACTGCTATCCTCTTGGCTTTTACAAGCCCTGGGAGCAGGGTCATTACCCTTCAGAGAGCGAGACTGGGGTTCAGAGAGGTCAAGAAACTGAGTGGAtcacccagccaggatcagaccgACCCAGGCTCGAGTCCCCCTCTGCTCCTTCTCAACAGGTTTCTCCCTGCCTGAGGGACTTGCATGAGCCCCTCcccatctctgagcctctgtttcctgctCCCTTTCCCCTCAGGATACCAAGCCAGCCACGACTCATCCTTCCAGGGCACCGACACAGACTCTTCAGGGGCACCCCTGCTCCAGGTCTACTGCTAACCCGCACTGGGCCCAGGGGCCGCAACCCCTTCTGAGAGAAGCACATCTACTGCATGAAGAGAGAGACCAGAACCCTCTTTGTGGGAGGGAGGCCATGAGCCCAGAAGCAGTGCCCACTCTGGCTCCTCCTGCCTTGGCTGACTGGTTCCTGGACCACATGCATTTCACTGGGCCACGGTGCCCACATCCCCCGGGTCCTCCACTGGCCTGACCCCTGCCTGGGCCTGTTCCTTCCTGCCCACAGTCTTCAGGAAGCCTAGGTCATGGAAAGCGAAGACTGAGGGGTTAATTTCTGGAACTGGATCCTGACTCTGCCCCCATAACATGCTCCCCCTGTAACATACACCCCATAACCAATCATGcaaacctccccctccccaggacaGCTGGGAGGGAAGGTAACAGGTAAAAGAAGCTTGTCTTAAATGGATTGGGTTTGGGGGCAGGCAGGGCCTCGGGAATTCTGTGGGCAGCGCCCGATCCACGTTACGTCCTGTTGAGCAGTTAGGTTCTCGGCTGATGTTCTACCTGCTAACGTGACTATAGTACAAAACTTAATAGACATCTGTCTGCTCATCTTGACTGTGATACTGTCCTTTCCGTCCCATTTGCCTGACTGCTGCCCGGAGCAGGAGACAGCATAGAGCATCCAGCCTGGCTTAGTGTCGTGGGGTTGAGGTCAGAAGGCTAAACTGAGAGCAGTGATGCCCATCTCTCAGGCTCACGGTGAGTTCTAGGAGATAGAGCCAGTCACAGTGTCTGTGCCTGAGAAGGGTTGACCAAGTGGTTTCTGTCATTGTTGAGAGGTCCTTCTAGGCAGGCCTGCCTGGACTCCCTCTGTTGCCCCAATTCACTGCCTGTAGGCTGGCCTGCTTCTGGCCATCCCTGCAGTTTCCGCAAATCCCGGAGCACGTGTCAGCCCACCCCACCTCAGACCTGctgctccctccacctccccctgGTGCGGGCAGCACTCAGGGTCACGGGTGTCTGCTCAGCACTCCCAGGAGTGCGGGTCATTCTTTCACAGGTGCTGGCGCTCAGAGGTGTCAAGGAATTTACTGGGTCATGCAGCTAGTAACTGTGGCTCTGTATCCGGAAGCTGGCCTCTTGGCAGTTGTGCCCCCAAGCTGGCAAGCTGACCTGCTTGGGGTAGAAGCAGGCTCCCCCTGTTTGGACATCAGAGCCCAGCTGGGTTCAGAAGGACCTTACTTGGCTACTCCTCACACACAGGGGTGTGTTTGTTCTCTCAGTGAGACCGGAGCAGGCCCAGCAGCCCAGTCTTGACTGATGATAAGCTAGGTGTCCAGGATCCCTCACTGCCCCACTTCACCTGCAGCGCCCCCACCCCCGACCTTCTATTGCCCTCATGGGCACCCTTTGGAAAGTGACTGGACAAACTGTACTTGTCTGTTCATTGGACACACAGGATGGTCCCTTGTGGCCATGACCACAGGGTCCAGTACCAGTGATAAAACTGGCCCCTTTCCTTAGGCTCTGCTGTCTCTTCCAGGTCAAGGCCTCTGCGATTGAAAATGACCACAggccgggaattccctggtggtcagtggttaggattctgcatttctactgcagggggcatgagttcgatccctagtcggggaactaagatctcatatgccatgccacatggcatggccaaaaaagaagaaaatgaccgtgggacttccctagtggcgcagtggttaagagtctgcctgccaatgcaggggacatgggttcgagccctggtcggggaagatcccacatgccacagagcaactaagcccgcacaccacaactactgaagcctacatgcctagagcctgtgctccgcaggaagagaagccaccgcaatgagaagcccgcgcaccgaaactagagaaagcccacgtgcagcaacgaagacccaatgcatccaataaagaaagaaaagaaaaaatgaccaCAGGGTACTGAAGCCCAGGGATATTGCTGGACAGAGTAGGAGAGTGATGCCACAGTCCTTCCATCTTAGCCTTGGCCCGAGAGCACAATTTTCCAAGCTTAGCCTTGGGAACTACTACTGGCATTCCCAGAAAAGAGGGTTTATAAGTTTGGTAAACAGACAAAGCCAAACACTGCATACCTTCTTTAAATCTTTAACAAGCTATTCTGAAATGCCAAAAGGACAGACATGCTGTGTTCCAGAAATTCAGGGGTCACCCACGGCCCACAGAGCGTAGCACCCTGGCCAAGCCAACCTAGACATTCTTGCTGTAACCATGACCTCTGTGGCACCCTGCGCTGTGACCTGTACTCTCCCACCAAAGGGTCAGCTCTGGTGGCTGGATGTGGACCGAAGGGAACACCTCTCCAGCCCTGGCACTCCCTCGGTGGCTCACTGTGAAGCCCTACAATCTGCAGAGGTCCAGGTCAGAGACACACAATAGGCTCCACTGGGCTTCACCCTGCCTTCCCGGCCAgatccccaccacacacacagccaatCTGAGGCCTGGGCGGCTCCCCAGCCTTTGCTGCCCTCTGCCCCTGGGAAATAAGAGTGTAGTTGTAGAAACTCTTGCTCCAGGGCTAGAGGACAGACCCATTGCTGTGGGAAATTGTCTTAGAGGTGAAAATGGAATCAAGCCGGGCTGGTCTTAAACTTTGCTGAGTCATGGGCCCCTGTGAGAATCTGACATATGTTCTGGTCCCTTTGGCCACTTTTGCTCAGAATCATACACAGACTAAAAGCCTTGTTTAAATCCTCCATTTAAGTAATGAGAAACTGAGCCCCAGGGAGGGTCAAGGACTTGCCCTTGATCACATGGCAGAACCTGGGCTAGAAGACAAGCCCCCAGATCCCAGCAGCAGCCATAAGAGGCCTGTCCCCCAGGGAAaggccagagggaagagaggacACAGGTGGAATTGGGTAAATAGTTTTAATGTGTAACAGCAGGCCAAATGAAACAAGACACCCCCAAGGCCCCAGCCCTTTTCCCATGATGCCCTCAGACCTGTGTGTGGGTCAGCCCCAtgcctgccccagccctgaggcCCAGAAGTTCCAGGGAAGGGTGGGAAAGGAAGGTGGGTAGCTGGGAGTTCAGCCCCAAGAGTTCAGGGGGGCAAACACGGGCTAGTTGAACTTGGCCTTGGAAAAGTCCATCTCTGGATGCTGATCCATGAACCTGGGGAGGGAAAGTAGGAAGAAGGTGAAACAGGCCATCCCTCTCCCCCAAATTAGTCCCTTTCTCTTAGCTCCCCACATGAGGTCTAAACTCTTCAGAACGCTGAGCAACTTGGAGCCAGGCCCCAAGGACTCTCTCTAAGGCCCATTTGAGGACCTGAGGCTGAAAGCTGAGGTGCCAACACTGGCACTGTTTTTCTGTCGGTGACAATGACCGCCTGTTACCCCTTCCTACCCTGAGGTGGCCTTGCCCTCAAGATGACCTCACCAAGTGATTACGGGAGGCAAGCCAAGGCTATAAAGCCATAAACTTGGCTGGCTCATCCTGGAAGGGGCAGGGCAGCTCCTGTGTTCCGCTCAGTACACACTCATTGCTGTCACCCAGATCCAAGCCCCAGACACCTTCCCCAAACCCCCATCTCTCAGTTGCTCACTTCTTCAGAATCTCCTGTTTCTTCTGCTCATCTGAGGTGGGCAGCCCCATGGACTTCTGTCTCTGGTCGTACATCATCTTCTCCACCATGCTGCGGGTCTCACTGTCCAGGTCTGACAGCTGGGGGGCAGGCATTGACAGGGATGGGTGAAGCTCTGGGGCCACCTAGGCCCCTCACCTCCCAACCGAAGCTCCTCCAACCGGCCAGGGCTCACCTTGGAGTTCTCAGGATTGATCTTCTTGGTATTGATCTCGGGGTCACTGGACACCAAACGGCTCCACCACTCCATCTTGTTGAtctgagaggaagaagaggaccaCCGGGGGATGGGTGGTGGCTTGCTCTGTGCCCTGGGAACCACCACCCAACCCTTCCAGAACCAAACTCTCTCCCATCCACATCCTGCACTGGGGACCTGCGAAGGCCTGTACTGGGACCTAGGGTGCAAATGAACAAGacctctgccctccccagtgGCCGGGGGAGACAGACACGGAGACAGTCACAAATCAGCATGATAACGGAAAGAATAAAGTACagagggaggacttccctggtggcacagtggttaagaatccgcctgccaatgcaggggacacgggttcgatccctggtccgggaagatccacatgccccggagcaactaagcccatgcgccacaactactgaagcccgggcgcctagggcccgtgctccgcaacgagagaagccactgcagtgagaagcccgcgcaccgcaatgaagagtggcccccactggccgcaactagagaaggcccacgtgcagtaacgaagacccagcgcagccaaaaaataataaataaattaaataaatttatacccaAAAAAAAGTACAGAGGGAGATATTCATCCAGCATGGAGGGAGAGGTCAGAGCAATACATGGATGGGCTAGGCCTTTAAGGACATGCAGTAAACCACATTAAAAAGCAGGGAAGGACATTCCAGGTGGGAGGAAGTGCAAGGGCACAGAGGCAGCCAAGGCCAGTCAGGTAGGCGGGGTCAGGTGGTATGTACCATGGAGGCCTTCCTTGGACCCCTAGCACTTTACAGAGACCACATTCATTTACTGGTGTCTGTAATCCCAGCTCTCTGAGGGTGTAAGGGAGGGAACATAGGCTTCCTCAGGGCACAGTTTTCTACGTGTTGTTCACTGTTCTCTctccagtgcttagaacagtctctggcacgtagtaggtgttcaagtatttgttgaattgaatgcATGTACAAACCTAATGGAAAGGAAAAGGCTTTGGTACTAAGGACACTTCTGATCCCAACTCCACCTCCTCCTAGAAGCAAAAGCCTGGGCAAATCCCTGAGCTACCCTTTTCCTGACTCTAAAACTAGACAGACCTACTTTAAAAGTCTCGTTGTGGGGATTAAAAAAGGTATGTCCATCAGGCCCCCAGCACGGTCTCCGAGTTCATGAGCAGCCCCCCTCCCTAAGTCACAACACAGGCCAGGAGACGGGGCTTCTCGCACCTTCTCCAGATGCACCGTCACCACCTTGCCGTCCTCGATGAGCCACGAGCTCTCCTCCACCTTCA
This sequence is a window from Globicephala melas chromosome 1, mGloMel1.2, whole genome shotgun sequence. Protein-coding genes within it:
- the KDF1 gene encoding keratinocyte differentiation factor 1 encodes the protein MPRPGHPRPSSGPPRLGPWERPTELCLETYDEPSWAPPSRRTRRPDPKDPGHHGPESLTFISGSAEQAAEPPACCLLWRPWVWDWCRAAFCFRRCRDCLQRCGACVRGCSPCLPAGDSPEGAAEASWVKEHNGVPPSPDRAPPSRRDGHRLKSAMGSSFSYPDVKLKGIPVYPYRSTTSPALDADSCCKEPLADPPPTRHSLPSTLASSPRGSEEYYSFHESDLDLPEIGSGSMSSREIDVLIFKKLTELFSVHQIDELAKCTSDTVFLEKTSKISDLISSITQDYHLDEQDAEGRLVRGIIRISTRKSRARPQTTEGRSTRVAASAAPAPDSGHETMVGSGLSQDELTVQISQETTADAIARKLRPYGAPGYQASHDSSFQGTDTDSSGAPLLQVYC